Proteins from a genomic interval of Clostridium sp. M62/1:
- the treP gene encoding PTS system trehalose-specific EIIBC component, whose product MGKYTEDSRQLLELVGGRENIAAVSHCMTRMRFVLNDPKKADVEKIEALKAVKGSFTQAGQFQVIIGNDVSLFYNDFTAAAGIEGVSKDAVKQAAKKNQNPLQRAIAVLAEIFAPLIPAIITGGLILGFRNCIDSLYLFENGTKTLCDLSQFWAGVDSFLWLIGEAVFHVGIPVGICWSVAKKMGTTEMLGIVMGLTLVSSQLLNAYSVAGTAAAEIPKWDFGFFQINMIGYQAQVIPAMLAAFTLAYLERFFKKIVPQAISMIVVPFLSLLLAVMAAHWVLGPIGWKIGSAISSVVYAGITGSFKVVFAAIFGFAYAPLVITGLHHMSNAIDLQLCADYGGTMLWPMIALSNIAQGSAVLAMIRLQKKNTRAQEVNVPACISCYLGVTEPAIFGVNLKYTFPFICGMIGSAAAAVISVATGTTANAVGVGGLPGILSIQVASMPTFAIAMAAAIVIPFILTMLAGQKKLSAADRGTEEGLAAEEDKKDRAELQSGEKEPKKGAEVCKNADSGNGNGKEKEHLVAYLSGKVIPIEEVGDGVFSAKILGDGIAIEPESDTVVAPARVTVAVLMQESRHAVGLVMEDGRELLIHVGLDTVQMNGDGFEYLVNQGDVVEAGTPLIRFDRDKIQKAGKRAVTIMAVTDGTGRGALSYRTGMDAQAGETVVAEIEE is encoded by the coding sequence ATCGGAAATGACGTATCTCTCTTTTATAATGACTTTACCGCAGCGGCGGGTATTGAGGGAGTGTCCAAGGATGCGGTAAAACAGGCGGCTAAGAAAAATCAGAATCCGCTTCAGAGGGCTATTGCAGTTCTGGCAGAGATTTTCGCTCCTCTGATTCCTGCTATCATTACAGGAGGTCTGATCCTGGGCTTTAGAAACTGTATTGACAGCCTTTACCTGTTTGAAAACGGGACAAAGACACTCTGCGATTTAAGCCAGTTCTGGGCGGGCGTCGACTCATTTTTATGGCTCATTGGAGAGGCTGTGTTCCATGTGGGAATTCCGGTTGGAATCTGCTGGTCGGTGGCCAAGAAGATGGGAACGACGGAGATGCTGGGCATCGTCATGGGACTTACCCTTGTTTCCAGTCAGCTGTTAAATGCCTACAGTGTGGCAGGCACGGCTGCGGCAGAGATTCCCAAGTGGGATTTTGGCTTTTTCCAGATCAATATGATCGGTTATCAGGCGCAGGTAATTCCGGCTATGCTGGCGGCCTTTACCCTGGCCTATCTGGAGCGCTTTTTTAAGAAGATTGTGCCCCAGGCCATTTCCATGATAGTCGTGCCCTTCTTAAGCCTTCTGCTGGCAGTGATGGCGGCTCACTGGGTGCTGGGACCCATTGGCTGGAAGATCGGCTCTGCCATCTCTTCCGTGGTTTATGCGGGGATTACAGGCAGCTTTAAGGTGGTGTTCGCGGCAATTTTCGGTTTTGCCTATGCACCTCTTGTCATTACGGGACTTCACCATATGTCCAATGCCATTGACCTTCAGCTCTGCGCTGACTATGGCGGAACTATGCTCTGGCCCATGATTGCTCTCTCCAATATTGCGCAGGGCTCGGCCGTTCTCGCCATGATCCGTCTTCAGAAAAAGAACACCAGGGCACAGGAGGTCAATGTTCCGGCCTGCATTTCCTGCTATCTGGGTGTGACAGAGCCTGCAATTTTCGGCGTCAACCTGAAATATACCTTCCCATTTATCTGCGGCATGATTGGCTCCGCTGCGGCAGCCGTGATTTCAGTGGCAACAGGCACCACGGCCAATGCAGTGGGAGTGGGAGGACTTCCAGGCATCCTGTCTATTCAGGTGGCCTCCATGCCGACCTTTGCCATTGCCATGGCGGCTGCCATCGTCATTCCGTTTATCCTGACCATGCTGGCAGGACAGAAGAAACTGTCAGCGGCTGACAGAGGAACGGAGGAAGGGCTGGCAGCAGAGGAGGACAAAAAAGACAGAGCAGAGCTCCAGAGCGGCGAGAAGGAGCCTAAAAAAGGTGCAGAGGTTTGTAAAAACGCGGACAGTGGGAATGGAAACGGCAAAGAAAAGGAGCATCTTGTGGCATACCTTTCCGGTAAGGTGATCCCGATTGAGGAAGTCGGAGACGGTGTGTTCTCAGCTAAAATCCTGGGAGACGGAATCGCCATCGAGCCGGAGAGCGATACAGTGGTGGCTCCTGCCAGGGTCACGGTTGCCGTGCTGATGCAGGAGTCCAGGCACGCAGTGGGACTTGTGATGGAGGATGGAAGAGAGCTTCTGATCCATGTGGGGCTTGACACGGTGCAGATGAACGGTGACGGTTTTGAGTATCTGGTAAACCAGGGGGATGTGGTGGAGGCAGGAACGCCCCTCATCCGATTTGACCGGGACAAGATTCAGAAAGCCGGAAAGCGGGCTGTTACTATTATGGCTGTGACAGACGGCACCGGCCGGGGAGCTTTAAGCTACAGAACCGGAATGGATGCACAGGCCGGAGAAACCGTTGTGGCAGAGATTGAGGAATAG
- a CDS encoding carbohydrate ABC transporter permease, with product MRKKKSDALLPYALLLPAALLMIMLVFYPVAVTFTYSLKEMKLTAPQNTHFIGAENYIEILKSREFWYVFQNTAYLLVLVAGLTTVFGLLVSLILNADTKISGLLTAAAILPWAMPPIVNGIIWRFVFHSGYGFMNKLLLMLGLIDAPIEWLADRWLLLTVAGIVAAWRSIPFCAIVCLSGLRTIPEELYEAAKLDGCGRIESFFHITLPLSRPFVLIGLTSASITAVNLFDEIVALSGYSDLGKNLLIQNYLTTFSFMNYGRGSAYTYLIMLLAAVLGFFYLRSMNQEEQGRDRGEEKKRKKTAHAGSDSPWGEEG from the coding sequence ATGAGGAAAAAGAAGTCAGATGCCCTTCTCCCCTACGCGCTGCTGCTTCCTGCTGCGCTTTTGATGATCATGCTGGTATTCTATCCGGTGGCTGTGACCTTTACGTACAGCCTAAAGGAGATGAAGCTGACAGCTCCCCAGAACACCCACTTTATAGGTGCGGAAAATTACATTGAGATATTAAAATCCAGGGAATTCTGGTATGTGTTTCAGAACACAGCCTATCTGCTCGTTTTGGTAGCCGGCCTTACGACTGTATTTGGACTTCTGGTGTCCCTGATCTTAAATGCGGACACAAAGATTTCCGGACTTCTCACAGCCGCTGCCATTCTTCCCTGGGCCATGCCGCCCATTGTAAACGGCATAATCTGGAGGTTTGTGTTTCATTCCGGCTACGGGTTCATGAATAAGCTCCTGCTGATGCTGGGCCTCATAGATGCTCCCATCGAGTGGCTGGCTGACCGCTGGCTGCTTCTTACGGTAGCAGGAATTGTAGCTGCGTGGCGGAGCATTCCCTTCTGCGCTATTGTCTGTCTTTCAGGACTAAGAACCATCCCGGAAGAACTTTACGAGGCGGCAAAACTGGATGGCTGCGGACGGATCGAATCCTTTTTTCACATAACGCTTCCGCTTTCCAGACCCTTTGTGCTTATCGGTCTTACCTCTGCCTCCATCACCGCCGTCAACCTGTTTGACGAGATTGTGGCCCTGTCCGGCTACAGTGATCTGGGAAAGAACCTCTTGATTCAAAACTATCTTACCACCTTCTCCTTTATGAACTATGGAAGAGGAAGTGCCTATACCTATCTGATTATGCTTCTCGCTGCAGTGCTGGGCTTTTTCTATCTCAGAAGTATGAACCAGGAGGAACAGGGCAGAGACAGAGGGGAAGAAAAGAAGAGAAAGAAAACAGCCCATGCCGGTTCGGACAGCCCATGGGGAGAGGAGGGGTAA
- a CDS encoding double-cubane-cluster-containing anaerobic reductase yields MMKLPENFVTYDEARKAGFIKMKELKEQGARVVGIFCSFVPVEILMAAGAVSASLCASSEQPITAAETKLPRNLCPLIKASYGFALTDTCPYFYFADLIVGETTCDGKTKMFELMNELKETYVMQLPSGRNERALKAWKEEIIALKEKLEDFYGIEITEEDIRQAIRIKNRERRSMLRFMELGKLNPAPISGYEIGTRADSLAFNFDMEERIRLVDERTEEVLRDWEENYKGKPSDRPRILVTGCPNAGVRDKIIKTVEEMGADVVAFDSCSGTREKVELVDENLPVFDALAKKYLNINCSVMSPNTSRMGYIKDMIRDYQADAVIEIILQSCHTYNIEAHFVKRAVEEENIPYLMLETDYSRSDQGQIATRLEALLETLHG; encoded by the coding sequence ATGATGAAACTGCCGGAAAATTTTGTTACATACGATGAGGCGAGAAAAGCAGGATTTATAAAGATGAAGGAGTTAAAGGAACAGGGGGCGAGAGTGGTAGGGATCTTCTGTTCCTTCGTGCCGGTAGAAATCCTGATGGCAGCGGGGGCCGTGAGCGCATCTCTTTGCGCCTCCAGTGAACAGCCGATCACTGCGGCTGAGACGAAGCTGCCCCGCAACCTCTGTCCTCTGATTAAGGCCAGCTATGGCTTTGCTCTGACAGATACCTGTCCGTATTTCTATTTCGCTGATCTGATTGTAGGTGAAACGACCTGCGACGGAAAGACGAAGATGTTTGAGCTGATGAACGAGCTGAAGGAAACCTATGTGATGCAGCTTCCGTCGGGGAGAAATGAGAGAGCGCTCAAGGCATGGAAGGAAGAAATCATCGCACTGAAGGAGAAGCTGGAGGATTTTTACGGAATTGAAATCACAGAGGAGGACATTCGCCAGGCAATCCGTATAAAAAACAGGGAGCGCCGCTCCATGCTGCGGTTTATGGAGCTTGGCAAGCTGAATCCGGCTCCCATTTCCGGCTATGAGATTGGAACCCGGGCCGATTCCCTGGCCTTTAACTTTGATATGGAGGAGAGAATCCGCCTGGTAGATGAGAGAACAGAGGAGGTTCTCAGGGACTGGGAAGAGAACTACAAAGGAAAGCCGTCGGATCGCCCGAGGATTCTTGTGACAGGCTGCCCCAATGCAGGAGTCAGAGACAAGATTATAAAGACAGTGGAAGAGATGGGCGCTGATGTGGTGGCTTTTGATTCCTGCAGCGGCACGAGAGAAAAAGTGGAGCTGGTAGATGAAAATCTTCCTGTATTTGATGCCCTGGCAAAGAAGTATCTGAATATTAACTGCTCTGTCATGAGCCCCAATACCAGCCGTATGGGTTATATAAAAGATATGATCCGGGACTATCAGGCTGATGCGGTAATTGAGATCATTCTTCAGTCCTGCCATACCTATAATATCGAGGCGCATTTTGTCAAAAGGGCAGTGGAGGAAGAAAATATTCCTTATCTGATGCTTGAGACAGATTATTCACGCTCTGATCAGGGCCAGATTGCCACAAGACTTGAGGCACTTCTGGAAACGCTGCACGGATAA
- a CDS encoding ABC transporter substrate-binding protein — MKKKFAGAVAAAVLAAAVTGCSGSADTAKETKETAAQTQAETDAQASESADAAEEKSDLAGTEITVMVPDWGNPGEELLAQFTEETGISVVMNEVSWDDIRDKVSIAAVGGKAAADVIEVDWSWVGEMNSAGWLEPIEMSEEDMADMPSMETFMIDGQILAVPYANDYRIAYYNKEHFAQAGIDKAPETWDEVYEAMKAIKEQGITEYPYAMPMNADESATTSMMWMAFARNGVVFNDDNTLNEESVLDALTFENQMVQEGYTDPAIKTATGMDVYRKITSGEASFMVGPTKFVRFSSDPNECSVVGDVVPIMLPGKDKTAAQTMPLPEAVGVSSFSENKEAAMEFVKWYSSPETQKALYTANGSIPTRNSVLEALIEDGTITNPGAMLDMAKLIKSPFPNGVPDYYAEMSNTIFNNINRMVLGEQTPEEAFAAMNEKVNELAK; from the coding sequence ATGAAAAAGAAATTTGCAGGTGCAGTGGCGGCGGCAGTTCTGGCGGCAGCAGTGACCGGCTGTTCAGGAAGCGCTGATACTGCAAAGGAAACGAAAGAGACAGCAGCTCAGACACAGGCAGAGACAGACGCACAGGCCTCTGAGAGCGCAGATGCAGCAGAGGAAAAAAGCGATCTGGCAGGAACGGAAATTACCGTTATGGTTCCGGACTGGGGAAATCCAGGAGAAGAGCTGCTTGCCCAGTTTACAGAGGAAACGGGAATCAGCGTAGTGATGAACGAAGTGAGCTGGGATGACATCCGGGATAAGGTATCCATTGCAGCAGTTGGCGGCAAGGCGGCAGCTGACGTAATCGAGGTAGACTGGTCCTGGGTCGGCGAGATGAACAGTGCAGGCTGGTTAGAGCCGATTGAGATGAGCGAGGAGGACATGGCCGACATGCCGTCCATGGAAACCTTTATGATTGACGGACAGATTCTGGCCGTTCCCTATGCCAATGATTACCGGATTGCCTACTATAATAAAGAGCATTTCGCACAGGCCGGGATTGACAAGGCTCCAGAGACATGGGATGAGGTTTACGAGGCCATGAAGGCTATCAAGGAGCAGGGAATCACAGAATATCCCTATGCAATGCCGATGAATGCCGACGAGTCTGCGACTACCTCTATGATGTGGATGGCATTTGCGAGAAACGGAGTTGTGTTCAACGACGACAATACACTGAATGAGGAGTCTGTATTAGACGCTCTTACCTTTGAAAACCAGATGGTTCAGGAGGGCTACACGGATCCAGCCATCAAGACAGCCACAGGAATGGATGTTTACAGAAAGATCACATCCGGGGAAGCAAGCTTCATGGTGGGCCCCACAAAATTTGTGCGCTTCTCCTCTGATCCCAACGAGTGCAGTGTGGTAGGAGATGTGGTTCCGATCATGCTTCCCGGAAAGGACAAAACGGCAGCTCAGACAATGCCTCTTCCGGAGGCTGTCGGTGTTTCCAGCTTCTCTGAGAACAAGGAAGCAGCCATGGAGTTTGTAAAATGGTACAGCTCACCGGAAACACAGAAGGCTCTCTATACAGCCAACGGCTCCATCCCCACCAGAAACAGCGTGCTGGAGGCTCTGATCGAGGACGGAACTATCACAAATCCTGGAGCGATGCTCGATATGGCCAAGCTCATCAAGTCCCCGTTCCCCAACGGTGTGCCGGACTACTATGCAGAGATGAGCAATACAATCTTCAACAACATCAACCGTATGGTGCTGGGAGAGCAGACGCCTGAGGAGGCATTTGCAGCCATGAATGAAAAGGTAAATGAACTGGCAAAATAA
- the treC gene encoding alpha,alpha-phosphotrehalase, whose protein sequence is MNSFKDKVIYQIYPKSFRDTDGDGLGDLRGVTEKLDYIQFLGADYIWLTPFFISPQNDNGYDVADYLSVDPRYGTMEDFEELSREAKKRGIGLMLDMVFNHTSTEHEWFKKALAGDPEYMDYYIFRDGKGQEPPTNWVSKFGGNAWQYVPELKKWYLHLFDVTQADLNWENSKVREELKKVLRFWKDKGVEGFRFDVVNLISKPDCFQNDEEGDGRRFYTDGPRVHEYLKELVRDSGIDGMVTVGEMSSTTLENCIRYSNPAEHELSMCFNFHHLKVDYRNGNKWELKEPDLQALKQLFKTWQEGMEEHGGWNAVFWCNHDQPRIVTRFGDDRKYWKESAKMLGAFIHLLRGTPYIYQGEEIGMTDPHYHDISRYRDVESLNYYRIMLSEGKTEEEALKILEARSRDNSRTPMQWSSGKNAGFSEAEPWISLPDNYETINVEAQREDKTSVLNFYRRLIRLRKEHSVISEGSVRFLETGNEKVIGYVRENSQEKLTVLCNFSGMCQEFEGAKQEYSKKARLLVGNWEAETAPAAGTDSAEPAKTPLRPFEVRALLEEKKA, encoded by the coding sequence ATGAACAGCTTTAAGGATAAGGTGATATATCAGATTTACCCTAAATCCTTCCGGGATACAGATGGGGACGGACTGGGTGATTTAAGGGGAGTGACGGAAAAACTCGACTACATTCAATTTCTCGGAGCCGATTACATTTGGCTGACACCGTTTTTCATTTCTCCGCAGAATGACAACGGATACGATGTGGCGGATTATCTGTCTGTGGACCCCAGATACGGCACCATGGAGGACTTTGAGGAACTCTCGCGGGAGGCAAAAAAGAGGGGAATCGGTCTGATGCTGGACATGGTGTTTAACCACACCTCCACCGAGCATGAATGGTTTAAAAAGGCTCTGGCAGGAGATCCGGAATATATGGACTACTATATTTTCAGGGATGGGAAGGGGCAGGAACCGCCCACCAACTGGGTATCCAAATTCGGAGGAAATGCGTGGCAGTACGTGCCGGAACTGAAAAAGTGGTACCTCCACCTGTTTGATGTGACGCAGGCCGACCTGAACTGGGAAAACTCGAAGGTCAGGGAGGAGCTTAAAAAGGTGCTCCGTTTCTGGAAAGATAAGGGGGTGGAGGGATTTCGGTTTGACGTGGTAAACCTGATCTCAAAACCGGACTGCTTTCAGAACGACGAGGAGGGAGACGGCCGCCGCTTTTACACAGATGGGCCGAGAGTTCACGAGTATTTGAAGGAGCTGGTGCGGGATTCCGGCATTGACGGCATGGTGACAGTGGGAGAGATGTCTTCCACCACTCTGGAAAACTGCATCCGCTACTCTAACCCAGCGGAGCATGAGCTTTCCATGTGCTTTAACTTCCACCACCTGAAGGTGGATTACAGGAATGGAAATAAATGGGAACTGAAAGAGCCAGACCTGCAGGCGCTTAAGCAGCTGTTTAAGACCTGGCAGGAGGGGATGGAGGAGCATGGCGGCTGGAATGCCGTTTTCTGGTGCAACCACGATCAGCCCAGAATTGTGACCCGGTTTGGAGATGACAGGAAATATTGGAAAGAGTCGGCCAAAATGCTCGGGGCTTTTATCCACCTGCTGCGGGGAACTCCGTATATCTACCAGGGCGAGGAGATTGGCATGACAGATCCTCACTACCATGACATCAGCCGCTATCGTGATGTGGAGAGCCTGAATTACTACAGGATTATGCTTTCCGAGGGGAAGACAGAGGAAGAGGCCCTGAAGATTCTCGAGGCCCGCTCCCGGGACAACAGCCGTACGCCCATGCAGTGGAGCAGCGGGAAAAACGCAGGATTTTCCGAGGCAGAGCCGTGGATTAGCCTGCCGGACAATTATGAGACGATCAATGTGGAGGCCCAGAGAGAAGATAAGACTTCTGTCCTGAACTTTTACCGCAGGCTGATCCGTCTGCGAAAAGAGCACAGCGTCATCTCGGAAGGCTCCGTACGGTTCCTGGAGACGGGAAATGAAAAGGTAATTGGCTATGTCAGGGAGAATTCTCAGGAAAAGCTGACAGTGCTCTGCAATTTTTCAGGTATGTGCCAGGAATTCGAGGGTGCGAAGCAGGAGTACAGCAAAAAGGCCCGCCTGCTTGTCGGAAACTGGGAGGCAGAAACAGCACCGGCTGCCGGGACGGACAGCGCAGAGCCTGCTAAGACGCCGCTCCGGCCGTTTGAGGTGAGAGCGCTCCTGGAAGAGAAGAAGGCGTAA
- a CDS encoding carbohydrate ABC transporter permease has product MKRQSQKSRSLKRQPWYYWASAAVLLILTLGPFVWAFIVSVTPEYEMFTNTKNMLPETFVWSNYENLFSMTTSHSIRLFRGLKNSLTAAAVTLVIGVPLALITAYTLTKMEFPGRKWFKNALLITMVIPVFATIIPLFRIFVEHDLLDRQFWLALVYVSSFLPMSTWLMCNYFSTIPREILEAARVDGCGNLGTFFRIVLPVSGPVILACSLIMFLSAWNQFQIPLILASSLETKPAAIVTSEFMTKDSIQYGLTAAGGLIAIIPPAVLALLFRRFLVSGMMGGAAKG; this is encoded by the coding sequence GTGAAAAGACAGTCCCAAAAGAGCCGCTCCCTCAAGCGGCAGCCCTGGTATTACTGGGCGTCAGCGGCCGTTCTTCTTATTTTGACGCTGGGGCCCTTTGTCTGGGCGTTTATCGTATCCGTTACACCGGAGTATGAGATGTTTACCAATACAAAAAATATGCTGCCTGAAACCTTCGTCTGGAGCAATTACGAAAACCTGTTCAGCATGACTACAAGCCACAGTATCCGCCTGTTCAGAGGTCTCAAAAATTCCCTGACGGCGGCAGCGGTGACCCTTGTCATCGGAGTTCCCCTGGCGCTGATCACGGCATATACCCTCACCAAGATGGAATTCCCGGGGAGAAAATGGTTCAAGAATGCACTTCTGATCACGATGGTGATCCCTGTATTTGCGACCATCATTCCTCTGTTCCGGATTTTTGTGGAGCATGATCTGTTAGACCGCCAGTTCTGGCTGGCTCTGGTCTATGTGAGTTCCTTTCTGCCCATGAGCACCTGGCTGATGTGCAATTATTTTTCCACCATACCAAGAGAAATTCTGGAGGCGGCCAGAGTGGATGGCTGCGGAAATCTGGGAACATTTTTTCGGATTGTACTTCCCGTTTCCGGGCCTGTGATTCTGGCCTGCTCGCTCATTATGTTTCTGAGCGCGTGGAACCAGTTCCAGATTCCGCTGATTCTGGCATCCTCCCTGGAGACAAAGCCGGCTGCCATCGTTACCAGCGAATTTATGACAAAGGATTCCATTCAGTATGGTCTGACAGCTGCCGGAGGTCTGATCGCCATCATCCCGCCGGCTGTCCTGGCACTTCTGTTCAGACGATTTCTGGTAAGCGGAATGATGGGAGGAGCTGCAAAGGGATAA